Genomic DNA from Hyperolius riggenbachi isolate aHypRig1 chromosome 10, aHypRig1.pri, whole genome shotgun sequence:
cctctccctccccctcctccccctcctccccctcctcctccccctcctctccctccccctgctcctccccctcctcctactcctcctccccccctcctcctcctcccccccctcctcctcctccccctcctcctcctcctccccctcctctccctccccctccccctcctccccctcctccccccctcctcctccccctcctcctccccctcctctccctccccctcctcctccccctcctctccccccccccctcctccccctcctcctcctcctccccctcctcctcctcctccccctcctcctcccccccctcctccccctcctcctcctccccctcctccccctcctcctcctcctctccccccctcctcctccccctcctccctccccctcctcctcctcctcccctcctccctcccccctcctcctcctccccctcctccccctcctctccctcctcctcctcctcctcctcctcctcctcctcctcctccttctcctcctcctccccctcctccccctcctctccctcctcctcctccccctcctctccctcctccctcctccccctcctcccccctccccctcctccccctcctcccccctcctcctcctccccctccccctcctcccccccctccccctcctccccctcctccccctcctcctcctcctcctcctcctcctcctcctcccgctcctcctcctccccctcctcctccccctcctcacctccccccccccctcctcctcctcctcatcctcctccctcctcttcatcctcctcctcctcctccacctcctccccctcctccccctccccctcctcttccccctcctcctccccctccccctcctcctcctcccctcctccctcctcccccccccgctcctcctcccccctcctcctccccctcctactcccccccctcctcctcctcctcatcctcctcttcatcctcctcctcctcctccacctcctcacccctcctccctccacctcctccccctcctcctcccctcctcctccccctactcctcctccacctcctccccctcctcccactcctccccctccccctcctcctcctcctccccctcctctctctccccctcctctccctccccctcctccccctcctccaccccc
This window encodes:
- the LOC137536755 gene encoding uncharacterized protein; this encodes MNLHQALWNARTETDSLPTPRNVQGPLQLIRETWEGKGDPTDVSVVDYVLKFRDKMESLTEMQEQLQEVLGPYQPTFSGVLGRTSLAMHRVDTGTHPPIRQSTYRVSPEVQTDMLKEPPPPPPPPPPPPTPPPPPLPPPPPPPPPPPPPPSSPPPPPPPPPPPPPPPPPPPPLPPPPPPPPPPPLPPPPPPPPPPPPPPPPPPPPPPPPPPPPPPPPPPPLPPSSSPSSLPLLLLLPSSLPPPPPPPPPPPLPPPPPPPPPPPPPPSPPPPPPPPPLPPPPPPPLPPPSSPSSPLPLLPLLPPPPPPPPPPPPPPPPPPPPPP